Proteins from a genomic interval of Microbacterium esteraromaticum:
- a CDS encoding mechanosensitive ion channel family protein: MLPFPFTTDPEAPVDLGFWNDLWESSVAALSTIGGKLAQIAIIIAICVALSFVLRLVIRRIVHRIVSNAKSKADVADTVALERSPLADMRLVQRTRTLGTILQNMVNVILVIVALILIVRAIDQDILGSLTLITAAIGAGLGFGAQNIVKDVLNGMFIVAEDQIGIGDVVDLGLASGVVEYVSVRITQVRDVNGTLWYVRNGEVTRIGNMSQGWARAIVDLGVSADADLDQVEQTLLHTAEELAKDPKWRTRVIEAPEVWGLESIDGDALVVRVVLKTRANARDDVSQELRRRLRTALLAQEVAVPSMAAVTVTGPDSARRVRGANPPMTRPNAITGVPPVAERGIWRRKKSTPQEGETQ; encoded by the coding sequence ATGCTGCCCTTCCCCTTCACGACGGACCCCGAGGCGCCCGTCGACCTGGGCTTCTGGAACGATCTGTGGGAGTCGTCCGTTGCCGCGCTGAGCACGATCGGCGGAAAGCTCGCGCAGATCGCGATCATCATCGCCATCTGCGTCGCGTTGTCGTTCGTGCTGCGCCTGGTGATCAGACGCATCGTTCATCGGATCGTCAGCAACGCCAAGTCAAAAGCCGACGTCGCCGACACCGTGGCGCTGGAACGCTCACCGCTGGCAGATATGCGTCTGGTGCAGCGCACCCGCACCCTCGGCACGATCCTGCAGAACATGGTCAACGTGATTCTGGTGATCGTCGCCCTGATCCTGATCGTCAGGGCCATCGATCAGGACATCCTCGGTTCGCTGACGCTGATCACGGCCGCTATCGGTGCCGGTCTCGGCTTCGGCGCCCAGAACATCGTCAAGGATGTCCTCAACGGCATGTTCATCGTCGCCGAGGATCAGATCGGCATCGGCGACGTCGTCGATCTCGGCCTGGCCTCGGGCGTCGTCGAGTACGTCAGCGTGCGCATCACCCAGGTGCGCGACGTCAATGGCACGCTCTGGTACGTGCGCAACGGCGAGGTCACCCGCATCGGCAACATGTCGCAGGGCTGGGCACGCGCGATCGTCGACCTGGGTGTCTCCGCCGATGCCGATCTCGATCAGGTCGAGCAGACACTGCTGCACACCGCCGAAGAGCTCGCGAAGGACCCGAAGTGGCGCACCCGCGTGATCGAGGCGCCCGAGGTCTGGGGGCTGGAGTCGATCGACGGGGACGCACTGGTGGTGCGCGTCGTGCTGAAAACCAGGGCCAACGCCCGCGACGACGTCTCGCAGGAACTCCGCCGACGGTTGCGCACCGCGCTACTGGCGCAGGAGGTCGCTGTACCGAGCATGGCCGCGGTCACCGTCACGGGGCCCGACAGTGCCCGCCGCGTGCGGGGAGCGAACCCGCCGATGACACGCCCCAACGCCATCACCGGCGTACCGCCGGTCGCCGAACGCGGCATCTGGCGTCGCAAGAAGTCCACTCCGCAGGAAGGCGAAACGCAATGA
- a CDS encoding globin has translation MTFYDEVGGHDTFRRIVDVFYREIALDPVVKPMYPEEDLGPAAERLTMFLEQYWGGPTTYGERRGHPRLRMRHAAFHVDPNARDRWLAHMRTALDEVKLSPLHEATLWDYLERAAYAMVNTFEPSGIGRGPAGRTTLEHRIPTESTET, from the coding sequence ATGACGTTCTACGACGAAGTCGGCGGCCACGACACGTTCCGACGCATCGTCGATGTGTTCTACCGCGAGATCGCTCTCGATCCGGTAGTCAAACCGATGTACCCCGAAGAGGACCTCGGCCCCGCCGCCGAACGACTCACGATGTTCCTGGAGCAGTACTGGGGTGGGCCGACGACGTACGGCGAGCGACGCGGGCATCCTCGGTTGCGGATGCGGCACGCTGCGTTCCACGTCGACCCGAATGCCCGTGATCGATGGCTCGCACATATGCGCACGGCTCTGGACGAGGTGAAGTTGTCGCCTCTACACGAAGCGACGCTGTGGGACTACCTGGAGCGGGCGGCGTATGCCATGGTGAACACGTTCGAGCCGTCCGGCATCGGACGCGGCCCGGCGGGCCGGACCACGCTTGAGCACCGCATCCCCACGGAGTCGACGGAGACCTGA